Genomic window (Campylobacter ureolyticus ACS-301-V-Sch3b):
AATAAAAGTCCAGCAATTAAAGTGATATTAAATTTATCTAAATTTGAGATTGTAGAAAAAACGGCTTCATATTTAAGACTTCCTATGTTTTTATAGATTAAAAACAGAGCTATTAGTATGCCAAGATCTGCTATTCTATTCATTATAAAAGCCTCGTTTGCAAACCAGCTAATTTTATCTCTTTGATACCAAAAACCAATTAATAACCAAGAACAAAGTCCAACGCCCTCCCAACCTATAAATAAGCCTATAAAATTATCACTTAATACCAAAACAAGCATTGAAAAAACAAAAAGTCCAAGATAGGAAAAAAAGCGGTTAAAGCCATCATCATTTGCCATATACCAAATAGAATAAATATGCACAATGCTTGCTACTATGCCGACCATAACAGCCATCATAACGCTCACACTATCAAGCATAAAAGAGTAGCTTAAATCTAAAAATCCTACATTTATAAAATGACTTAAAAAAATATTTACACTTCCTCTTTCCAAAACTGCTTCTAATAAAATAAATGAGCTAATTGTGCTAATTATCATTAAAAGTGATGATATTATGCCTATAGTGAAAGATTTTTTAGGAAAAAAACCTGCAATTAGTGATGAGGTAAGGGGTAAAAATAAAGAGATTAGGAAAAAATCAATCATCTTTTTGTCCTATTGTCTGTAGATCTTGAATGCTAAATGAGCCAGTTTTTTTATAAAATCTAACTAAAAGCCCAAGTCCAACTGCTAATTCGCTAGCTGCGATGCCCATTATAAAAATAGCAAAAACTTGCCCGTTTAAGTCAGCTTTATACTCACCAATAGCCACTAGCGCAATATTTGCTGCATTTAGCAAAATTTCAGTTGAGATAAAAAGCATTATTAGATTTGATCTTTTCATAACCCCGATAAGTCCTAAAATAAACATGCAAATACTTACAAAAAGATAGTGATTTAGTCCTATTATCATAAGATATCTCCTTTTTTATCCATCTCCTTATGGGTTAAAACTATGGCACAAATCATCGCAGCTAAAAGCAAGGTTGCACAAATTTCAAAGGCAACGATATATTTAGTAAATAAAATAATACCAAGTAAATCAGTATTTCTTGCTCCTTCGATAATAGGATAGCTTGATGATAGGCTTTTTGCTTTTATTGGGGCTAAAATCATTATAAAAATCAAAATTGCTGATATTATAGAAAGAGAAAAAATAATTTTAAAAGATTTTTTATCTTCTTTAAATTCTATATTTGAGTCAAAAAACATCATTGCAAATGAGTATAAAACAACAACTGCACCTGTATAAACTAAAATTTGTATAACTCCTAAAAACTCAGCATTTAGTAGAAAAAATAATCCTGATATAAAAATCATACCACCAGCTAATGCGCTCATTGAATATAGGACTTTTGTAGAAAAAACACTTATTGCAAAAAGAAAAATACTCATAATGCTAAAAAAGTAAAATCCAATTGTTTCTATCATAAATTTTCCTTATCTAAAAAATCAGTTGGAGTAAGTCTTATTTTATCATCTTGTAGATATGAGCCATAGCCACTAAATTCCTCTTGTTCTTTTATATTTTTACTTAAAAGCTCATCCTTAAATGCATAATATGCTCTTTGTTCACTTGCAAACTCATACTCTTTTGTATGAACTATAGCTAACTCCGGACAAACATCTGCACAAAGTCCGCAATAAACACATCTTCCTAAATTTATAGAGTAGTTTTTTACCTTTTTTCTGCCATCATCAGCTAAAAAAGTCTCCATTCTAATGCATTTACTTATACAAATTTTTTCGCAAAGTCCACAACCAATACATCTTTCATTGCCACTTTCAAGAAGTCTTTGCAGTGAATGAACTCCACGATAACGAGAGTTTAGCTCCATTTTCTCAAAAGGATATAAAAGAGTGTGGGAATTATTTTTTTTAACCATTTCTTTAAAAGTAAGACTAAGCCCTATAAATAAATCTGGACTAAAAGTTCTTTTTAAAAAGCGTTTTAGTTTTTCTTTTTTAGATATTGCTTTTATTCTATTGTCAACTTTTATGTAACTCATTTTATCTCCTTAAATATTCACAATGCCTGTCAAAAAAATCATCATTAAGCATAGTGGCATTAGAACTTTCCAGCAAAGCCCCATTAGCTGATCTGCTCTTAAGTGTGGAAAAGTAGCTCTTGTCCATAGAAATAAAAAGAAAAAAAAGCTTGATTTTAAAATCATAACAATGCCACCTGGTATAAACCAAATTTGATTAAATCCACCAAAGAAAATTAGAGCTATTAAAACAGAGTAGGTTATCATATTTGCATACTCGGCTATGAAAAACATACCAAATCTCATTCCGCCATAAGGCGTTGTAACACCAGCGATTAATTCGGGATCGTTTTCTGTTAAACAAAGTGGAGTTCTATTACACTCTATAAATGAGGCAATTAAAAATGCAATAAAACAAATTGGTTGTTTCCAAAAAAACCATGCTCCAATTCCGCCACTTTGAGCATTTACTATATCAATTATTGAAAGTGAGCCAACAAGCATAATGATTGGAATTAGGCTCAAACCATTTATAACCTCAAAACTAACAAGCTGCATAACAGCCCTCATTGAACCAATTAAACTCCATTTATTATAACTTGATAATCCTGCTATTATAAGCCCATAAACACAAGTTGAACTAGCTGCTAAAACAAACAAAACACCAACACCTATATCGCTTAAAATCGGATGAACTTTTTGCCCAAAAAGTGTAAATTCTGGTAAAAATGGTATTGGAGCCATTGCTACAAATGCAGCAGTTACGGAGATCAAAGGTGCAAGGATAAAGGCAAATTTGGCTGATTTTTTAGGGATTACATCTTCTTTAAAAAAAAGTTTTATCATATCAGCTAAAATTTGACCTAGTCCCAAAGGCCCAACCATCCAAGGTCCAATACGGCGTTGCATATAAGCTAAAACTTTTCTTTCAGCGTATGTTCCAAGTCCGGCAAGTGATGCAATTACAGCAATTATTACAAGAGATTTTATAACGCTTTGAAGTATTAGCATTTAATAGCCTTTAATTCTATTTCTTTATATCTTGTCTTAAAACCAAATTCTAAATTTTCATCATAAAATGGAAGATAAGCCCCATCAATTTCATCATCTTTTTTTACTTTTACTTTTTCATTGTCCACCCAAACTAAATCTCCTTCTTTTAGGTCAAATTTTTGCATAAAATCAGCTCCTGCGTAAAGAAAAACTTCACTTTTTAAAAACTTGCAAGTATTTGTAAATTTACTAAAAGCTCCGATTTGATTTGCTTTGTAGATGAAATTTTCTAAATTTTCATTTAAATTTACGATTTTAAATTCATCTGTTTTTGGGTTATAAATTTTAGGCTTTATCTCAAAACCTCTGCAATTTTGGCCGCTGTTTTTATAAAAATTATCTAAATTTGTAATTTTTGGAGTCTCAATGCTAAGGGCTTTTGCAAGGTCACTTAAATAATAACCTTTATAATTTAGTGCTTTTTTAACCGGCACAACTCTTTTATCATAGTTTGTAAAACTTCCATTTTGTTGGGTTAGTGCAGGTGCGTCTAAATCAGAATTGAAAATACCAAATTTAAAATCACCATTTTCATTATATCCCAAAGTTTTTCCATTTTGAAAAACATCATCTAACTTGCAGTTTAAAGCAACTCCTAAAGAGTTTGTTCGTGGTGGAATAATAAGAGTTTTAAAAGGAGTAAAGGCCTCTATCATGCCAGTTAGTTTTGCTAAATTTTCAGCATTTTTACTAAATATAAAATCCTCTCCAATAATCAAAACAAGTTCTTTTTTATCAAGAGCAAGTTTATCAAACTCATTCTCATCTAAATTTAGGATTTCGAAGTAATCAATTTTATATTTTTCAAGCCAACTAGGTAAATTTTTACCAAATTTAAAAAGAATTAATAGCAAAATCTCTATATCAAATTTTGGACTATGTTTGCAAAATAGTAAGTTTTTTGAAAAGCCCTCAACCACGCTATCTTTTATGGTGTGAAAATAAATAGCGTTTGCTTTATTTATCTTTAAAGCATTGTTTAGTTTGTATGATAAATTTGGACTATCGTGTCTTAGAAAACTACCTGTAACTACTATAAAATCAGCATTTTTAATGTTTTGGGAATTTGCTGAAAAAAGATTTTTTCCAGAGTATTTTTCAAAATTTTTTAAGAATTTTTGATATTTTAAAGCCTCATCATTTATTAAATTTAGTCCAAATTTATCTTTTAAATTTGATAAAATTTGCGCATCTTCGTTTGTTATAAAACTATTAAATTTGATGTTTTTGATTTCATTATTTTTAATTAAATTGATAATTTCATTGAATTTACTCTCATTTTTATGGGCGTTTTCATTGTGAAAATCAAAGCCAAATCTTGCAGCTTTGTTTATTTCACCAAATTCATAATCATTTGTAACTCTATAAATTTTTAAATCACTATCTTCAATACCTTTTTGTTTTACTTCATAATATATTAATTCGCAATCACTTGAGTGTGGGTTTGATGAAGCTATTTTT
Coding sequences:
- the nuoK gene encoding NADH-quinone oxidoreductase subunit NuoK, with protein sequence MIIGLNHYLFVSICMFILGLIGVMKRSNLIMLFISTEILLNAANIALVAIGEYKADLNGQVFAIFIMGIAASELAVGLGLLVRFYKKTGSFSIQDLQTIGQKDD
- a CDS encoding NADH-quinone oxidoreductase subunit J, yielding MIETIGFYFFSIMSIFLFAISVFSTKVLYSMSALAGGMIFISGLFFLLNAEFLGVIQILVYTGAVVVLYSFAMMFFDSNIEFKEDKKSFKIIFSLSIISAILIFIMILAPIKAKSLSSSYPIIEGARNTDLLGIILFTKYIVAFEICATLLLAAMICAIVLTHKEMDKKGDIL
- the nuoI gene encoding NADH-quinone oxidoreductase subunit NuoI translates to MSYIKVDNRIKAISKKEKLKRFLKRTFSPDLFIGLSLTFKEMVKKNNSHTLLYPFEKMELNSRYRGVHSLQRLLESGNERCIGCGLCEKICISKCIRMETFLADDGRKKVKNYSINLGRCVYCGLCADVCPELAIVHTKEYEFASEQRAYYAFKDELLSKNIKEQEEFSGYGSYLQDDKIRLTPTDFLDKENL
- the nuoH gene encoding NADH-quinone oxidoreductase subunit NuoH, which translates into the protein MLILQSVIKSLVIIAVIASLAGLGTYAERKVLAYMQRRIGPWMVGPLGLGQILADMIKLFFKEDVIPKKSAKFAFILAPLISVTAAFVAMAPIPFLPEFTLFGQKVHPILSDIGVGVLFVLAASSTCVYGLIIAGLSSYNKWSLIGSMRAVMQLVSFEVINGLSLIPIIMLVGSLSIIDIVNAQSGGIGAWFFWKQPICFIAFLIASFIECNRTPLCLTENDPELIAGVTTPYGGMRFGMFFIAEYANMITYSVLIALIFFGGFNQIWFIPGGIVMILKSSFFFFLFLWTRATFPHLRADQLMGLCWKVLMPLCLMMIFLTGIVNI
- a CDS encoding NADH-quinone oxidoreductase subunit G, coding for MGKITINGQICEFVDGKSILKVARENDIFIPAICYVSCCSPTLACRLCMVEADGKIVYSCNAKAKDGQSVITNSPELHEARKQIMKTYLINHPLECGVCDQSGECELQNYTLMLGVDEVNYAIKETHKPIKNFSEFIDYDSSLCIVCERCITVCKDKIGENALKTTPRNADMPPKELKESMQKDAYAVWNKFQKSLIEQDKSCSNCGECEAVCPVGALGIKYFTYSSNAWELKKIASSNPHSSDCELIYYEVKQKGIEDSDLKIYRVTNDYEFGEINKAARFGFDFHNENAHKNESKFNEIINLIKNNEIKNIKFNSFITNEDAQILSNLKDKFGLNLINDEALKYQKFLKNFEKYSGKNLFSANSQNIKNADFIVVTGSFLRHDSPNLSYKLNNALKINKANAIYFHTIKDSVVEGFSKNLLFCKHSPKFDIEILLLILFKFGKNLPSWLEKYKIDYFEILNLDENEFDKLALDKKELVLIIGEDFIFSKNAENLAKLTGMIEAFTPFKTLIIPPRTNSLGVALNCKLDDVFQNGKTLGYNENGDFKFGIFNSDLDAPALTQQNGSFTNYDKRVVPVKKALNYKGYYLSDLAKALSIETPKITNLDNFYKNSGQNCRGFEIKPKIYNPKTDEFKIVNLNENLENFIYKANQIGAFSKFTNTCKFLKSEVFLYAGADFMQKFDLKEGDLVWVDNEKVKVKKDDEIDGAYLPFYDENLEFGFKTRYKEIELKAIKC